One Pseudorca crassidens isolate mPseCra1 chromosome 21, mPseCra1.hap1, whole genome shotgun sequence DNA segment encodes these proteins:
- the LOC137216184 gene encoding small ribosomal subunit protein eS7-like, whose amino-acid sequence MAGGSVLEPTEERTLNQNRELACGSRLLTNTDFHPAFSSQKFLLILLCLSVVAWALRVADVSKATFSSSAKIMKPNSEKLDEYELGISQALLQLEMNPDLKAQLWELNITAAKEIAVGGGRRAIIIFVPVPQRKSFQKLQVQLVRELEKKFSRKHVVFIAQRRILPKPTRKSHTKNKQKHPRSRILTAVHDAILEDLAFPSETVGKRVDGSRLTKVHLDKAQQNGVEHEVETFSGVYKKLTGKDDNFEFLEFQL is encoded by the exons ATGGCGGGGG GGTCGGTGTTAGAACCAACAGAGGAAAGAACATTAAATCAGAATCGAGAGCTGGCCTGCGGGTCAAGGTTGCTCACAAACACAGACTTTCACCCTGCTTTCTCCAGTCagaaatttcttttgattttgctGTGCTTGAGCGTGGTTGCATGGGCGCTTAGGGTTGCTGATGTTAGCAAGGCCACGTTCAGTTCCAGTGCGAAGATCATGAAGCCCAACAGCGAGAAGCTGGACGAGTATGAGTTGGGCATCTCCCAGGCCCTCCTGCAGTTGGAGATGAACCCGGACCTCAAGGCCCAGCTGTGGGAGCTGAACATCACGGCTGCCAAGGAAATTGCAGTTGGTGGTGGTCGGAGAGCTATCATAATCTTTGTTCCCGTTCCGCAACGGAAATCTTTCCAGAAACTCCAGGTCCAGCTAGTGCGTGAGTTGGAGAAGAAGTTCAGCAGGAAGCATGTTGTCTTTATTGCTCAGAGGAGAATTCTGCCTAAGCCAACTCGAAAAAGCCATAcgaaaaataagcaaaagcatCCCAGGAGCCGCATTCTGACTGCCGTGCACGACGCCATCCTGGAGGACTTGGCTTTCCCTAGTGAGACTGTGGGCAAGAGAGTGGATGGCAGCCGACTCACGAAGGTTCATTTGGATAAAGCACAGCAGAACGGTGTGGAACACGAGGTTGAAACATTTTCTGGTGTCTATAAGAAGCTCACCGGCAAGGACGATAATTTTGAATTCCTAGAGTTTCAGTTGTAA